The Infirmifilum lucidum DNA segment GCTTTCGCAGGGTTCTCGTTTGTAGCCCTAAACGCGTTAGTCTACAGGGCCTACATGAGAAAGTTTGGAGCGAAACAGGAGGATATTGCGTTGTTCGCCGTTCACGACCACAACTATGCTGCGAATAACCCCCTTGCGCAGTACCCTAGGCCTGTAACTCTCGACGAAGTGCTCAAGTCACCCCCTGTCGCGGATCCAATAAGGCTCCTCGAAAGCGCACCCCTAGGAGACGGGAGCGCCGCCCTAGTCCTGTGCTCTGAGGAAAAGGCAAGGAGGCTTGGCAAGGATGTTCTCATCGAGTTAGCTGGGAGCGGGCTGGCAACAGACATCTTAAGTCTCCACGACAGGCCTGACCTCACGACACTGGCCGCCACTGTGAAAGCCAAGGGCTCCGCCTTCAAGCAGGCCGACATAGAAGTAAAGGACGTAGACGTCCTAGAGGTTCACGACGCGTTTACGGTTCTCGGCGTGATACACCTAGAGGATCTAGGGTTCGCCCGTAAGGGAGAGGGCTGGAGACTACTCAAGGAGGGGCAACTTGAGAAGGACGGAGACATCCCGACGAACACCATGGGGGGTCTCAAGGCGCGAGGCCATCCTGTTGGAGCAACAGGGGTGTACCAGGTCTACGACCTGGTTGTTCAACTGCGTGGCGAGGCCGGCGCGAACCAGGTTCCTGACCCAGAAGTGGGTGTTGCCCAGAATGTTGGCGGCGTCGGGGGAACAGTTGTTGTTAACGTCGTGAAGAGGGTGAGGTAAGATGTCGTATATGAGGAGTGTCCCAAGGGTTTGGCGTGAGAGAATAATAAAATACAGGTTAATTGGAGGAGCGTGCAAAGACTGCGGAAAGACGTTCTACCCATACAGGAAAGCTTGCCCGGTCTGCGGCTCGGAGAACGTCGAGCAAAAGAAACTACCCGAGACCGGCGTAATCGAAACCTTCAGTGTTGTTAGGTCGCCGCCAACAGAGTTTGTCAGCCAGGCGCCGTACATCGTAGCTATAGTTAGGCTAGACGACGGCACACTTGTGCCTGCGCAAATAACAGATGTGGAGCCAGACGAAGTCCGCGAGGGGATGCGTGTAGAGGCTGTCTTCAGAAAATACAGAGAACAGGGGGAAAAAGGAATAATAGAGTATGGCATAAAGTTTAGACCAGTGGTAAGCAACGAATGAGGAAAAGACTACACGCGAAAAATTGATAGAAGTTTTTCTCAGTAACCCCGGTGTAGAGTTCACCCTGCGCCAACTCCTTTCAATGCTTTCTCTACGAGACTCTGAGGCAAAGAGGCTATTGAACGACATAAACCACGCGGCAAAGACTATCAGGAGGCGTACGAACAACAAGGCTTACCTGGCCATGCGTCCACCGATATGCCGCGACTGTGGGTACGTGTTCAAGGAGCTGGACAGCGCTTGGAGGCCGGGCAAGTGCCCACGGTGTAAGAGCGAGAGAATTACCCAGCCGAGCTTCATTCTAATTAGGCGTGATTAGAGACTTGCGTCTTGCTCTGTTCCTCTACAAGAACATTGGATATTGCCGTTAGTATCGACGTAGCCGCTATATCTGTTGCCAGGGTAATACCAGGCATGACGTCTATCACTAGGTCGGATAGACGCAATACACCTGTCGGTAGTCCTTCACGTGATCCTACCAGGACTAGTACTCTCTCGCTCCTCCTAAAAACGTTCCTGAGGACATCTCTTACTTCGCCGATGTACCTACCTCTAGTCGATGTGGCGAGTATAGGCACTCCTCTCTCACGATAGTCTCTTACAAGCTGGTAGAGGTCGAATAGAGACACGGGGGTTCGGTGAACGCTCCTCCCGTACGTCTTGACCTGTATCCTGTACCGCGACTCAATTCCCTCTAAGAGGCCTATAATGAACCTGGCGAGAGGTGATGCCTCTGTGGGGGTGTACGGCGTAACGACGAGCTCTCTAATCTCAAACGACTGGACAGACCTCCCGATGCGGACGCCGACTTTATAGGAGGCGTCCCCCTCGGCAATGTAAGGTACTTGCCCCACTACTATTCTCCTGAGGTATTTTAGAGCATCAGGCTTCCTCTCGTAGTTCTTCTTCCAGATTATTGTGCCAGGCGTAACGGAGATAAAGGCTTCTTCTCCCAGTATCTCGACCCAGAATATCTTGTCAGGGTTCTCGAGATCAACAGGACTGCCTACGAGGCCTTGTATACAGGCTCCAGCTCTAACGTTGACGTCAAGAGAGGTAAAGCTGTGACGCCCCCTCCGTTCCGTGCGCACCGCAAAACTCTCGTGGGTTTTTAGCCTCTGAGGGGCGATCTTCTTGACTGCCTCGCATATTTCGTCCAAACTGGCTTTTACGTGCTCGTGTACGGGGAGGACTCTCTCAGCCTCCACTACTCGCGAAGCAACCTTCTCGGCCAGTGTATCTGGATCACCTTCACGGCAATACGCAAGGACGAGTCCCTGAAAGCCTGCAGGTAAAGGCTCGGCGTCCAGGCCGAATTCTTCCCTTATCCTGCTCGCCGTTACCCTCTCAAGGTCGAGGTGGGTGGTCACTACTAGGCACGGCCTGCTACTCATGCTCGTACATGCTAAGCCAGTAATCAGGTGGGCTTAAAATGCTCTACTGATTACTGCAAAGAAAAAGCCATCGGTTTTGTGGAGGTGGGGGTAGAGCCTATAGCAGCCCTCGCAGGGCCTAACCAGCTCGCGCTCGAGTCTTGGAGGTAGAGTAGGCCTCAGACTTACAAAGTCTGCCTGCAACTCTCCTAGTACATCCTCGCCCTCTTCTGGCAAGACAGAACAAGTCGAGTACAGAACAGGTGCTCGTCGCCCAGAGGCCCTTAGCGCGTTCCTGAGTAGAGATGTTTGTGTCTGCTTGAGGTATTCCAGATCCTCTCTCCTCAGGCCCCACAACGAGAGCCTTAAGCCCGGATCCCTTGATATTGCGCCGCTATTAGTGCACGGAGCGTCTACGATGGCCGCGTCGAACGGCCTCGTCGAAGAAAACACCCTTCCATCAGCACATATAAGGTGGGAGCTACAGTGAGCCCTGCTCATTATCTTCTTGCAGAATGAAAGCCTCTTTTCCGAGACGTCCACGGCAACGAGCTCTACTTCTCTTGCCCTGTTACATATCAAGGAGGACTTCATACACGGCGCAGCGGCGAGGTCAACGACGAGGCCTTGAGGGCTGAGCGAGAGGAGAGCTTCTACTGCGGCCACGCTGGCCTTGTCCTGGTACACTGCCACTCCCAGAGGTAGCTCTGGTAGAGGCCCCTCGCTCGGCGCACCGACCTCTAGCAGATAGGGGAAGTCGACGTCGACTCTGGCCCTTAACCCCCTCTGCTCTAGGAATTCTCGCACGTACTCGACTCTGCCGGGATCGCTAACCCTTACCCACACGTGCCTCCGCCTAAACGACTTTAAAATCTCCTTCACTTCTTTCAACTCAGTCCTAGTGAGGAGTGTTTTTACAATTAGAGGTGGTATGCTCTCAAGGTATGCCAGGCGGAACGAGACTGGCTGCTCCTCTATCTCCATGAAAATCTGCTCGATATTGCGCGGGGATAGGATGCCTAGCAGGCTGTCGCTCAATAACCCGCCTCTGACAGCTCTGAGTTTTTTCTGGATGTCGGGAGAGTGCTGGGCTAGGTAGAAGGCTATGTAAAATGCTGCCTTCCTGCGTAGCGGAAGGCCGCTCTTGCCATACTTCTCAAGGGCGTATATAGCTGGTCCTATGTTCTCGAGCGTCCTCTTAGCTAACGTGTAGACGGCTCCCTGCTCGCCTGGCTTCAGTCTAAACTCCCCCATGGCCTCGTGGAAGGCAGAGTCTATTGACAGGGAGTGCCTGGAGATGAGTTCAAGTATCCTAGTACTTGCCCTGAAGACTAGGGGTGTTAGGCTGTCTAGTATCGTGTCTATGCCACGTGACGGGCTCATCAGAAAAACCTTTGGATGATGAGCGCAAGGTTGTAACTGGCGTAGTACGCCGTGAATACAGAGATGAAAGCCCTCTCCGCTGGGAGGCGTTTATACACTTTCAGGGTAGCTGTCAGGAGGCAAATAACCACCACCTGGATAACCCTGAACAGGAGGTTTAGGTGGAAGACGTCTAGCGGCACCAGAGCTAAGAAGCTTAGAGGCAGAGTTGAAGTGAGGAGGGTAGCTATGTAGTCGACCCCTATCCTGCGCTCGCCGCCCATTAGCCTCGAGGGAGCCTCGAGCGCCAGTATTAGTATCACCAAGCCCGCGAGAGTCAAGGCTACTCTTACGCCTAGAGTGGGTGGAGGGAAGAGCTGGTCTAAGCCGAAGCATATAAAGCTACCGTGCACCGAGGCTAGGATTACCGAGAAGAGGTACACGAACATCATGACGAATGATGGCTTTACCTCAGAGTAGAGGAATGACGCGAGGCTCTCTGGAACCAGTATGGGGGCGATATACTTCTCGAAGACGGCGTGAAAGCCCCCTCTCTCGGACATCAGCGACCTAATGCGTACTTCGTTCTCCTGTATGAATTTGTAGAGTTTAACCCCCTTATCGGTTAATACGTATTTCCTCCTGTCGTTTTTCGTGATGAAGCCCTTGAGCTTGTCGAGGTTGTAATAGAGGTTACCAGTGCTCGTGCCAACAGCAGACTTTAGTTCGCTGAACGACACTTCACCCTTCTCGCCTACGGTTCGCAGTATAGCCCTCATGTAAGGGTTGCCCATGATCATGTAGACTTGTTCTAGATCAGGATCCGGCTGTAACCCCTGCATAACCTGCAATATAGGGAGTGTGATACTGTGGTAAATATAGCTTTACACGTCAGAAGTGAGATCTAAGGGACGCTAAACCTATTATAGAGATTCGTGCTAATAGCCAGTGGGGAGATGTTGAGAATCATACCCGTAGCTGGCTTGGCTGTTACAAGTAATGCAGGCTTTGAGGAGCTCGCCAGGAGGCTCTCGACAATAGAGAACACAGGGGCCTGGGTTCAGGTAGTTTCTTCCTGGGATGTCCTCCTAGATGAGGGTGTAGGCGAAGTAGTGGATGCCTTTTACGACTACAACCTTAACTTAGCCTCCCTCAAGTTCGAGTACACTAGTGGGTTTAACGCTGATGGCTTCGAGAAGATAGCCTTAATCGCCGACGAGTCTGCCGGGAGGACGGTGATTATCGCCAAGCCGGGCTGGATCCCTGAAGAGGATTTCGAGCAGATATATGACGTAGCGGCGACTTACAAGGTTAAGGTGTTGCTAGAGCCTAGTAGCATGGAAGAGTGCAAGAGAGTATACGACTTGATTAAGCGTTTCATAGGAGGCGTTTTGGGGCTGTCGCTGACAGAGGAAGACTACCCTTCTACAGAGTACTTCACCGGAGTACTTAAGAACTACCTGCAGATTACTAAGAACTTGAATATCTCCAACTACGAAAACGGGCGACCAGCACCACTCCTCATACCCTCCGATTATAATAACCCTAAGTTGCTGCGCTTCTTACTTAAGCAAAACTTCGAGGGGTTCCTGACGCTCTTTTACGGGAAGAGCAGCGTCGATGACCTCTGGCTATTTAAACAACTCTTGACCATCAGAGAGCATCTCGCCTCTCTTGAGGAGAAAGAAGATTAAATGACTACCTCTAACACCAGCGCCCCCCGGTAGCCACAGTTCTCGCACACGTACAGAGGCGGCGTTAAGCCTAGAACCCCTATCTGCACAATCCTCACGCTCCCACACACGGGACAGACCCTTATAGCCGGCCTTCCGCCTCTCTCAACGCTCAGTTTAAAGGGCGCCCCTTCAACTGCTATTCTCTCCTCTGGGACGCCCTTCTCCACTAGGTACCTTATAGCATCATCCTTAGTGTGGAAGGGGAGCGCCGAAGTGCATATATCCCTGGACTCTTCCACAGTGAACCCTAGGAAGTTTTCAACCCAGCTCCTTGCAGAACAGTCGAACTCCAGGCAAAGCGCGTCAGCGCACCTCACAATGTTGTAGAGTGTCTCTGCTCCAGCCACAGCATTTTCACGCGGCAACCTTCATAAATTTGTGATCCTACACATGCCTGGGTGTGGGCTAGCGTGGGTGACTGGTCTCTTCGAGCCATCCTATTCATGGTCTCCCTGGCTCTCACAGTGCTCCTGGTAGTAGCCGGCTTCAGCCAAGAAATTAGCGCTGGTAGCGCTAGGCAGATATACAGCTCGACAGAACAGTACACTGAGGGGCTCGTAGTCAAGGGAGATTTCGAAGCCACGGCTCTAAACATCTTCCTCGATTTTGCCCCGCTGATGCTGGTATGCAACACCCCAGTCCTAGGGCCATTAATTGCGGGAGCAACGTCCTACTATACCGGCTATGTTTCTAAGGCGCAACTGGTAGCTACTGGTAAAGGCGGTCTCCAGGCACTGTTCTCGGATGTTGTTAGCTTGCTACAAGTCCTAGCGATATCAATTGCTTCAGCGGAGGGCATGCTTCTCTCCTACAAGCTCTTGAAACGCCAGAGGGCAGAGTTTTTAGAGACAGTTGCCGTCCTGGTATTCGAGGTAGGATTGGCCGTACTCGTAGCGTCTATATGGGCTCTGGAGGCTTCGTAATCAACGAAATTATTGCCCAATTTTAAAATATTAAAACTGTTCTATACTTGTTGAAAAACATGCTAGAAGGTTTCGGTATAAAAACTCTCGATGATGTAGACGTTAAAGGAAAAACAGTCGGCGTTAGGGTTGATTTCAATTCGCCTGTAGACCCCAAAACAGGGAGGCTCCTCGACTACACCAGGATCACGGCACACGCTGAGACAACACTACAAGAACTCGTAGACAGGGGGGCGCGCGTAGTCGTCATATCCCACCAGGGCCGTAAGGGAGACCCGGACTTCACAAGCCTGCGCGAGCACGCTGAAGTCCTGAAAAGGTACCTACGGGGGCGTGTAGTATTTGTAGACGACGTCTTTGGCGAGAAGGCTGTGAGCGCTATAGAGTCGCTCCGGGAAGGAGACGTCCTGGTGCTAGAGAATGTCAGGTACTGGGATGGCGAGACAAAGTCCGCTAGCCCGGAGGAGCACGCTAAGTCTGAGCTTGTCGCCAGGCTCGGCCCCCTAATGGATGTATACGTTGTCGACGCTTTCTCGGCTGCCCACAGGCCACACGCCTCACTCGTCGGTTTTGCTCCAGTTAAACACTTCGTTGCGGGCAGAGTTATGGAGAGGGAGCTCCGAGCCCTCTATAGGGTTCGAAACAACCCCGAGAGGCCATGCCTGTATGTGATTGGTGGCGCTAAGGCTGAGGATACGGCCGAGATAATTAGGAGTGTGTTGGGCAACAACATTGCTGACCGCGTGCTAACTGGAGGGCTAGCGGCAAACCTCCTCTTGCACAGCGCCGGCTATAACATAGGTGACGAGAATATTAGGGTTCTAGAAGAGAAAGGCTTCCTGAGCCTCGAGGGGGAGCTCAAGGAGCTCTTGTCGATTTACAGGGACAGGATAGTGCTACCAGTCGACGTGGCTGTAGAGAGGAACGGCGAGAGAGTTGAAGTCAGAGCTTCAGAGCTTCCCGCCGCAGGCCTGATAAAGGACATAGGATCACAGACCGCGAGGCTCTATTCGGAGTTAATAAGGAGCTCGAAAACTGTCGTTATGAACGGGCCTATGGGCGTCTTCGAAGATGACAGGTTTGCCCTCGGGACAAGAGCAGTATTCGAGGCGATGGCGACATCTGGGGCTTTCACTCTCATAGGTGGTGGCCACACGCTTGCAGCCGCTTCGAAGCTC contains these protein-coding regions:
- a CDS encoding SPOUT family RNA methylase; amino-acid sequence: MSSRPCLVVTTHLDLERVTASRIREEFGLDAEPLPAGFQGLVLAYCREGDPDTLAEKVASRVVEAERVLPVHEHVKASLDEICEAVKKIAPQRLKTHESFAVRTERRGRHSFTSLDVNVRAGACIQGLVGSPVDLENPDKIFWVEILGEEAFISVTPGTIIWKKNYERKPDALKYLRRIVVGQVPYIAEGDASYKVGVRIGRSVQSFEIRELVVTPYTPTEASPLARFIIGLLEGIESRYRIQVKTYGRSVHRTPVSLFDLYQLVRDYRERGVPILATSTRGRYIGEVRDVLRNVFRRSERVLVLVGSREGLPTGVLRLSDLVIDVMPGITLATDIAATSILTAISNVLVEEQSKTQVSNHA
- a CDS encoding phosphoglycerate kinase, coding for MLEGFGIKTLDDVDVKGKTVGVRVDFNSPVDPKTGRLLDYTRITAHAETTLQELVDRGARVVVISHQGRKGDPDFTSLREHAEVLKRYLRGRVVFVDDVFGEKAVSAIESLREGDVLVLENVRYWDGETKSASPEEHAKSELVARLGPLMDVYVVDAFSAAHRPHASLVGFAPVKHFVAGRVMERELRALYRVRNNPERPCLYVIGGAKAEDTAEIIRSVLGNNIADRVLTGGLAANLLLHSAGYNIGDENIRVLEEKGFLSLEGELKELLSIYRDRIVLPVDVAVERNGERVEVRASELPAAGLIKDIGSQTARLYSELIRSSKTVVMNGPMGVFEDDRFALGTRAVFEAMATSGAFTLIGGGHTLAAASKLGYTGRISHVSTGGGALIEYLIKGTLPVVEVLKTYSK
- a CDS encoding RsmB/NOP family class I SAM-dependent RNA methyltransferase gives rise to the protein MSPSRGIDTILDSLTPLVFRASTRILELISRHSLSIDSAFHEAMGEFRLKPGEQGAVYTLAKRTLENIGPAIYALEKYGKSGLPLRRKAAFYIAFYLAQHSPDIQKKLRAVRGGLLSDSLLGILSPRNIEQIFMEIEEQPVSFRLAYLESIPPLIVKTLLTRTELKEVKEILKSFRRRHVWVRVSDPGRVEYVREFLEQRGLRARVDVDFPYLLEVGAPSEGPLPELPLGVAVYQDKASVAAVEALLSLSPQGLVVDLAAAPCMKSSLICNRAREVELVAVDVSEKRLSFCKKIMSRAHCSSHLICADGRVFSSTRPFDAAIVDAPCTNSGAISRDPGLRLSLWGLRREDLEYLKQTQTSLLRNALRASGRRAPVLYSTCSVLPEEGEDVLGELQADFVSLRPTLPPRLERELVRPCEGCYRLYPHLHKTDGFFFAVISRAF
- a CDS encoding Zn-ribbon domain-containing OB-fold protein encodes the protein MSYMRSVPRVWRERIIKYRLIGGACKDCGKTFYPYRKACPVCGSENVEQKKLPETGVIETFSVVRSPPTEFVSQAPYIVAIVRLDDGTLVPAQITDVEPDEVREGMRVEAVFRKYREQGEKGIIEYGIKFRPVVSNE
- a CDS encoding thiolase domain-containing protein; the encoded protein is MGRVYIVGAGATKIGEHWDLSLRELAADASRKAIEDAGISKRDIQAIFVGNMSSGYLQGQEHLGSLIATWLGIPGVAANKIEAACASGGAAVHNAYLAVKSGIYDCVLAVGVEKLTEATTSDVTSALIMAEDQEYVAFAGFSFVALNALVYRAYMRKFGAKQEDIALFAVHDHNYAANNPLAQYPRPVTLDEVLKSPPVADPIRLLESAPLGDGSAALVLCSEEKARRLGKDVLIELAGSGLATDILSLHDRPDLTTLAATVKAKGSAFKQADIEVKDVDVLEVHDAFTVLGVIHLEDLGFARKGEGWRLLKEGQLEKDGDIPTNTMGGLKARGHPVGATGVYQVYDLVVQLRGEAGANQVPDPEVGVAQNVGGVGGTVVVNVVKRVR
- a CDS encoding transcriptional regulator, giving the protein MIEVFLSNPGVEFTLRQLLSMLSLRDSEAKRLLNDINHAAKTIRRRTNNKAYLAMRPPICRDCGYVFKELDSAWRPGKCPRCKSERITQPSFILIRRD
- a CDS encoding DUF7347 domain-containing protein, producing the protein MQGLQPDPDLEQVYMIMGNPYMRAILRTVGEKGEVSFSELKSAVGTSTGNLYYNLDKLKGFITKNDRRKYVLTDKGVKLYKFIQENEVRIRSLMSERGGFHAVFEKYIAPILVPESLASFLYSEVKPSFVMMFVYLFSVILASVHGSFICFGLDQLFPPPTLGVRVALTLAGLVILILALEAPSRLMGGERRIGVDYIATLLTSTLPLSFLALVPLDVFHLNLLFRVIQVVVICLLTATLKVYKRLPAERAFISVFTAYYASYNLALIIQRFF